One segment of Coffea arabica cultivar ET-39 chromosome 7c, Coffea Arabica ET-39 HiFi, whole genome shotgun sequence DNA contains the following:
- the LOC113699322 gene encoding uncharacterized protein yields MAQSQTQAPNMDQFEVYFKRADLDQDGRISGSEAVSFFQAANLPRQVLAQIWTIADQNRTGFLGRQEFYNALKLVTVAQSKRELTPDIVKAALYSPASAKIPAPKINLTPSPGTQSNFTAGSAVPPQSATAAVPPQTIGIRASQGLTSQQSQVMRPPRPPLPSATFQSPQVVGGPRMPHHGGIVPVSNPPSSSPSLGENNGVSQAGLSFQSNRSVGPVGQDSFAVAASGLPPSTQPGAQAASVLQPASSKPSDTSVSNLVEVKDSKAVAVASNGYAPDSLFGDVFSAAPIQTKQDSTKVTSGVSSLPVSSAIVPTSMGVQTAVTSSPLDSTNVTAGVSSLPVSSAIVPTSLGAQPPVGSQHHQGQLPVKPNQQFLTQASPALPSGAVNSAGWPRMTQSDIQKYSKVFMQVDTDRDGKITGEQARNLFLSWGLRREVLKQVWDLSDQDNDSMLSLREFCVALYFMERHREGQPLPTVLPSGIMFDETTLPVMNQPVAPQGNTVWRATSAFQQPHSTKPPPGKPPRPVPVPQPDDSVHPSRQKPKVPVLEKHLLDQLSTEEQNALNSKFQEASDAEKKVAELEKEILDAREKIQFYHAKMQELILYKSRCDNRLNEITERVSADKREVELLGKKYEEKYRQAGDVASKLTIEEATFRDIQEKKMELYRVIVKMEQDGGADSIQERANRIQLDLEELVKSLNERCKTYGLRAKPTSLVELPFGWQPGIQGAVADWDENWDKFEDEGFSFVKELTLDVQNVIAPPKPKSSLREKETSVNVNGDDKSSADADGKAEKARSTSNQRPEDDGANAQGEEHSVSSPPESPARTNALESESKEFEDSYSKRDISYDGSPHATQSEHGGTESVFMADKGFDEPGWGTFDTSYDTDAASEFTHVTKDVHSERQSDNLFGSDDWGLNPIRTSTARADNMYPKQSPFFDSVPSTPSYNVGGSPLADSMFQKKSPFGFADSVPSTPMYSSGNSPQKFGDGPEERSFNSSFSRFDSFNMQDGGLFTPREPLPFSRFDSMHSTRDSEYDHGLSASRDSLARFDSFRSMADSDYNFGLFPPRESVARFDSMRSTRDSDFGQGFSSFDDADPFGSNDPFKTSLESQTPRRDSDGWNDHFKTSFESQTPRRDSDGWNDPFKTSFDSQTPRRDSDSWNDPFKTSFDSQTPRRDSDSWNDAFKTSFEGQTPRRDSDSWKAF; encoded by the exons ATGGCGCAGAGTCAAACGCAGGCTCCGAATATGGATCAATTCGAGGTATATTTTAAGAGAGCAGATTTGGATCAAGATGGTCGGATCAGTGGAAGCGAGGCCGTGTCCTTCTTTCAAGCCGCAAATTTACCTCGACAAGTACTCGCTCAG ATATGGACGATTGCTGATCAAAATCGAACTGGGTTCCTTGGTCGTCAAGAATTTTATAATGCTCTTAAGCTTGTTACAGTAGCTCAAAGTAAGCGAGAGTTGACACCAGATATAGTAAAAGCTGCATTATATAGTCCAGCTTCGGCAAAAATTCCTGCTCCCAAAATTAACCTTACACCTAGCCCAGGCACTCAATCAAATTTTACAGCAGGGTCTGCTGTCCCACCACAAAGTGCTACCGCTGCAGTGCCACCTCAAACTATTGGCATCAGGGCCTCGCAGGGACTTACATCTCAGCAAAGTCAAGTTATGAGGCCGCCTCGACCCCCACTTCCTAGTGCTACTTTTCAATCTCCACAAGTTGTTGGCGGTCCACGAATGCCTCATCATGGAGGTATCGTGCCGGTTTCTAATCCTCCAAGTTCCTCTCCATCCCTTGGTGAAAACAATGGTGTCTCCCAGGCTGGACTTTCTTTTCAATCAAATAGAAGTGTGGGACCTGTAGGGCAGGATAGTTTTGCGGTGGCTGCATCTGGATTACCACCTTCTACACAACCTGGAGCACAAGCAGCCTCTGTCTTGCAACCTGCTTCATCTAAACCAAGTGATACTTCAGTCAGTAACCTTGTGGAAGTGAAAGATTCCAAAGCAGTTGCTGTGGCTTCTAATGGATATGCACCAGACTCACTTTTTGGAGATGTCTTTTCAGCTGCACCTATTCAAACAAAACAAGATTCTACCAAAGTTACATCTGGTGTTAGCAGCTTACCTGTATCATCTGCAATTGTTCCAACATCTATGGGAGTGCAAACTGCAGTTACATCTAGTCCCCTTGATTCTACCAATGTTACAGCTGGTGTTAGTAGCTTACCTGTCTCATCTGCCATTGTTCCAACTTCATTGGGAGCACAACCTCCTGTGGGTAGTCAACACCATCAAGGACAGTTACCAGTGAAGCCAAACCAACAATTTTTGACACAAGCATCCCCTGCATTGCCTTCTGGAGCTGTAAATTCTGCAGGTTGGCCAAGGATGACTCAGTCTGATATTCAAAAATATAGCAAAGTGTTTATGCAAGTGGACACTGACCGAGATGGAAAAATCACTGGTGAACAGGCTCGCAACCTTTTCCTCAGTTGGGGGCTGCGAAGAG AGGTGTTAAAGCAAGTATGGGACTTGTCTGATCAAGACAATGACAGTATGCTTTCCTTGAGGGAATTCTGCGTTGCTCTCTATTTCATGGAACGGCACAGGGAGGGTCAGCCCCTTCCTACTGTGCTCCCAAGTGGTATCATGTTTGACGAGACAACATTACCTGTCATGAACCAACCTGTTGCACCTCAAGGAAATACAGTTTGGAGAGCTACTTCAG CTTTTCAGCAACCACATTCTACGAAGCCGCCTCCTGGGAAGCCACCTCGTCCCGTTCCTGTTCCTCAACCTGACGATTCCGTGCACCCAAGTCGGCAAAAACCTAAAGTTCCTGTTCTGGAGAAGCATCTTTTGGATCAACTTAGCACAGAGGAACAGAATGCACTGAACTCAAAGTTTCAGGAAGCGTCTGATGCAGAAAAGAAG GTAGCAGAATTGGAGAAGGAGATACTAGATGCTAGAGAGAAAATTCAGTTCTACCATGCAAAGATGCAAGAACTT ATCCTGTACAAAAGTCGATGTGACAATCGACTGAATGAGATCACTGAAAGGGTTTCTGCTGATAAGCGAGAG GTGGAGTTACTGGGGAAGAAATATGAAGAGAAGTATAGGCAGGCAGGAGACGTGGCATCCAAATTGACAATAGAAGAGGCCACATTTCGGGACATTCAG GAGAAAAAGATGGAGCTTTATCGAGTAATTGTCAAAATGGAACAAGATGGTGGCGCTGACAGTATTCAG GAACGTGCTAATCGTATCCAGTTGGATCTTGAGGAGCTAGTAAAATCACTGAATGAACGTTGCAAAACTTATGGATTACGTGCCAAACCAACCTCACTAGTTGAGCTTCCATTTG GTTGGCAACCTGGCATCCAAGGAGCAGTAGCTGATTGGGATGAAAACTGGGATAAGTTTGAAGATGAAG GGTTTTCATTTGTCAAAGAGCTCACCCTGGATGTGCAAAATGTCATAGCCCCACCTAAACCCAagtcttctttgagagagaaagaaacaTCAGTCAATGTAAATGGGGATGATAAATCATCTGCTGATGCTGATGGTAAGGCAGAGAAGGCACGGAGCACTAGCAATCAGAGACCTGAGGATGATGGAGCGAATGCCCAGGGTGAAGAGCACAGTGTGAGTAGTCCACCTGAGAGTCCAGCAAGAACTAATGCACTTGAGAGCGAATCTAAGGAGTTTGAAGATTCTTATTCTAAAAGGGATATCAGTTATGATGGTTCACCCCATGCTACCCAGAG TGAACATGGGGGTACTGAATCTGTGTTCATGGCGGACAAAGGTTTTGATGAACCAGGCTGGGGTACGTTTGACACATCATATGATACTGATGCTGCATCAGAGTTCACTCATGTAACTAAG GATGTACATTCTGAGAGGCAAAGTGATAATTTATTTGGTTCTGATGACTGGGGCTTAAACCCAATAAGAACTAGTACAGCTCGTGCGGATAATATGTACCCGAAGCAAAGCCCTTTTTTTGATTCCGTACCGAGCACCCCAAGTTACAATGTGGGTGGCTCCCCTCTTGCAGACAGcatgttccaaaagaaaagtcCGTTTGGCTTTGCTGACTCCGTTCCAAGCACACCAATGTACAGTTCAGGTAATTCCCCACAAAAATTTGGTGATGGGCCAGAAGAACGCTCTTTTAACAGTAGCTTCTCAAGATTTGATTCCTTCAATATGCAAGATGGTGGACTGTTCACACCACGCGAACCATTACCCTTTTCAAGATTTGATTCTATGCACAGCACCAGAGACTCTGAATATGATCATGGCCTTTCCGCTTCACGTGATTCCCTAGCAAGATTTGACTCCTTCCGCAGCATGGCAGATTCTGATTACAACTTTGGCCTCTTCCCACCTCGTGAGTCGGTTGCTAGGTTTGATTCCATGCGCAGCACCAGAGACTCTGATTTTGGTCAGGGATTTTCATCTTTTGATGATGCTGATCCTTTTGGGTCAAATGATCCTTTTAAGACTTCATTGGAAAGTCAAACACCGAGGAGAGACTCTGATGGTTGGAATGATCATTTTAAGACATCATTTGAAAGTCAGACTCCGAGGAGAGATTCAGACGGTTGGAATGATCCATTTAAGACATCGTTTGATAGTCAAACACCGAGAAGAGATTCTGATAGCTGGAACGATCCATTCAAGACATCATTTGATAGTCAAACCCCGAGGAGAGATTCTGATAGCTGGAACGATGCATTCAAGACATCATTTGAAGGCCAAACACCAAGGAGAGATTCTGATAGTTGGAAAGCTTTTTAG